Proteins co-encoded in one Bremerella sp. TYQ1 genomic window:
- a CDS encoding mechanosensitive ion channel domain-containing protein: MAFRSWIWGLMLLAMVVSPAFAQDEKPAEKEYVPITTIDPKVPIDQLRIMVKPLTKQELEGEAKAWFKLLTTKSRQIAAVQLGVKKTNEAMVAGDEEAAKSSLQQAQQVKEKAEEKAKQAEKEITNAAQDELGLDAKTPPEENPAEEPDAEAPPEEEAAPEDPAAEQPAAPKAVEEAVTKKGELLQDVSLLQDERTALSDRLEVVLVSLERKGGEVEEYRKYIIAVSGFDVDTTDATATWAAVVGWIVSKEGGQRLAWNIAKFLAILLVSWIIAKFIQNIVNWLLERKLRLSRLAENLISRTIKNIVLVIGFAISLTALEIDITPIIAAIGATGLVVGLALQGTLSNFASGLMILVNRPFDVGDVVTAGGITGVIDQMNLVSTRFKTFDNQTIHVPNNEIWNNVITNITANHTRRVDLEFGISYDDDFYKAEEIIMSVVNDHELVLKKPEPQVVTHDLGESSVNIVCRPWARTENWWQVKTDITREVKRRFDEAGISIPYPQQDVHFYTNTNGAPPMQQEG, translated from the coding sequence ATGGCGTTTCGAAGTTGGATATGGGGATTGATGTTACTGGCCATGGTCGTTTCGCCTGCGTTTGCCCAGGACGAAAAGCCGGCTGAGAAGGAATACGTCCCGATCACGACGATCGATCCGAAGGTCCCCATCGACCAACTGCGGATCATGGTCAAACCGCTCACCAAGCAAGAGCTGGAAGGGGAAGCGAAAGCCTGGTTCAAACTGCTGACGACAAAATCGCGGCAGATTGCCGCGGTTCAACTAGGCGTGAAAAAGACCAACGAAGCAATGGTCGCCGGTGACGAAGAAGCAGCCAAATCCTCGCTTCAACAAGCCCAACAGGTCAAAGAAAAGGCCGAAGAAAAAGCGAAACAAGCCGAAAAGGAGATTACCAACGCCGCTCAAGACGAACTTGGTCTCGATGCGAAAACGCCTCCTGAAGAAAATCCCGCAGAAGAACCCGACGCCGAAGCTCCGCCGGAAGAAGAAGCAGCTCCGGAAGATCCCGCTGCGGAACAGCCGGCCGCACCAAAAGCGGTTGAAGAAGCTGTCACTAAAAAGGGAGAACTGCTGCAAGATGTTAGCCTTTTGCAAGACGAACGAACCGCACTGAGCGACCGCTTGGAAGTGGTATTGGTCTCGTTGGAACGCAAAGGGGGTGAGGTCGAGGAGTATCGCAAATACATCATCGCCGTCTCTGGTTTCGACGTCGACACCACCGACGCGACGGCTACATGGGCGGCTGTCGTTGGCTGGATTGTTTCTAAAGAAGGTGGTCAGCGATTGGCTTGGAATATCGCTAAGTTTCTCGCCATCTTGCTGGTCAGTTGGATTATTGCCAAGTTCATCCAGAATATCGTCAACTGGCTTTTGGAACGGAAGCTTCGCCTGAGTCGTCTGGCCGAGAATCTGATCTCTCGCACCATCAAGAACATTGTTTTGGTCATCGGTTTCGCTATTTCGCTAACCGCTTTGGAAATTGACATCACGCCGATTATCGCCGCGATTGGTGCTACCGGTTTGGTGGTCGGTTTGGCGTTGCAGGGAACGCTCAGCAACTTCGCCAGTGGGTTGATGATTCTGGTGAACCGTCCCTTCGATGTCGGCGACGTGGTGACCGCGGGGGGCATTACCGGGGTGATCGATCAGATGAATCTGGTTTCGACCCGCTTTAAAACGTTTGATAACCAGACGATTCATGTTCCGAATAACGAAATCTGGAACAACGTCATCACCAACATCACTGCCAACCACACACGCCGCGTCGACTTGGAATTCGGCATCAGCTACGACGACGATTTCTACAAGGCCGAAGAGATCATCATGAGCGTCGTCAACGATCACGAACTGGTCCTCAAAAAGCCAGAGCCGCAAGTCGTGACGCACGATCTCGGCGAGTCGTCGGTCAACATTGTTTGCCGGCCGTGGGCACGCACGGAAAATTGGTGGCAGGTCAAAACCGACATTACCCGGGAAGTCAAACGCCGTTTCGACGAAGCGGGTATCTCGATTCCTTATCCACAACAAGACGTCCACTTCTATACCAACACCAACGGCGCCCCTCCGATGCAGCAAGAGGGTTAG
- a CDS encoding cob(I)yrinic acid a,c-diamide adenosyltransferase, whose amino-acid sequence MSIHIHRIYTRTGDKGSTALAGGVKVSKSSLEVESYGESDELISYLGVVRAYATTSSTRPSQKIAAETDETFLKIQNTLYEAGAVLASASSPAEDADSYDPTSDSRVAFLEQRIDEYRKLFDAIDGFTIPGESMLEAHAHVARTICRRWERVLVRRHENAPIHPWVLAYANRLSDYLFAYTRWITAQLSTAEPLWKGSPPEDRA is encoded by the coding sequence ATGTCGATTCACATCCATCGAATCTATACGCGAACTGGTGACAAAGGATCCACCGCCTTAGCGGGTGGCGTGAAAGTGTCCAAGTCGTCGCTGGAAGTCGAATCGTATGGTGAGTCGGACGAATTGATTAGCTACCTTGGCGTTGTCAGAGCCTACGCTACGACCTCAAGCACGCGCCCCAGTCAAAAGATTGCTGCAGAAACGGACGAAACTTTTCTGAAGATTCAGAACACATTGTATGAAGCCGGTGCTGTTCTCGCTTCCGCTTCCTCACCGGCGGAAGATGCCGACTCGTACGATCCAACGAGCGATTCACGAGTCGCGTTTCTGGAACAGCGGATCGATGAATACCGCAAGTTGTTCGATGCGATCGACGGTTTTACGATTCCGGGCGAATCGATGCTGGAGGCGCACGCCCACGTCGCTCGGACAATCTGCCGCCGCTGGGAACGTGTCCTGGTACGACGGCACGAAAACGCACCGATCCATCCGTGGGTGCTGGCTTATGCCAATCGCCTGAGCGACTATCTGTTCGCCTATACCCGCTGGATAACGGCGCAGTTGTCTACCGCAGAGCCCCTTTGGAAGGGCTCACCGCCTGAAGATCGCGCGTAG
- the cls gene encoding cardiolipin synthase: MALENGSRGGLLRLLDLQSLTTASVLLTIVHILGLFAAIDAIMKSRTSQGAIAWMMLLILVPYLALPFYWIFGRSKFQGYVNTRRIRAKDIKEHTQTFRAVDPSVVADFHDNPKQLVFERLADFPYTHSNSIELLVDGEATFDAIYEAILNAKEYVLFQTYIFREDGVGKRFAHLLSQKAKEGVAIYFLYDEIGSYQLTRKFISELREADIHVRAFHTTRGKGNRFQLNFRNHRKIVVVDGTFAAVGGHNFGDEYLGLSERFGPWRDTHIKINGPAVQAVQWSFLEDWYWASGDTVSVNWEETPAEEGNEIALVIPMGPADTIETCGLFFVHAINSAKKRIWIASPYFVPDKQVICALQLAALRGCDVRIILPERPDHLLVYLSSFHFIFETAIADRISFYRYQPGFLHQKVLLVDDDLAAVGTANLDNRSFRLNFEIMVPVVGNEFARSVEAMLEEDLKHCREVDPNEIQGRSFWFRLAVSASRLLSPVQ, from the coding sequence GTGGCCCTGGAAAATGGCAGCCGCGGAGGGCTCTTACGTTTGCTGGACCTTCAATCACTTACGACCGCCAGCGTTCTGCTGACGATTGTCCATATTCTGGGGCTATTCGCCGCGATCGATGCGATCATGAAGTCGCGAACGTCACAAGGGGCGATTGCATGGATGATGCTTCTGATCCTGGTGCCGTACCTGGCGTTGCCGTTTTATTGGATCTTCGGCCGCAGCAAGTTCCAAGGCTACGTCAACACGCGGCGAATTCGGGCCAAAGACATCAAAGAGCATACGCAGACGTTTCGAGCAGTCGATCCGTCCGTCGTCGCCGACTTTCACGATAACCCGAAACAGCTTGTCTTCGAGCGTTTGGCCGACTTTCCCTATACACACTCAAATTCAATCGAGCTCCTCGTCGATGGCGAAGCGACGTTCGATGCCATCTACGAAGCGATCCTCAATGCCAAAGAATACGTTCTGTTTCAAACGTACATCTTTCGCGAAGATGGCGTCGGCAAACGATTCGCCCATTTGCTTTCACAGAAGGCGAAGGAAGGGGTGGCGATCTATTTTCTGTACGACGAAATCGGCAGCTACCAACTGACGCGAAAGTTTATCAGCGAACTACGCGAAGCCGACATTCATGTCCGCGCGTTTCATACCACGCGTGGGAAAGGCAATCGGTTTCAGCTTAACTTTCGAAATCATCGCAAGATCGTGGTGGTCGATGGTACGTTTGCGGCGGTCGGCGGGCATAACTTTGGCGACGAATATTTAGGCTTGTCCGAACGCTTCGGTCCTTGGCGCGATACACATATCAAGATTAATGGCCCTGCAGTTCAAGCGGTTCAGTGGTCGTTTCTGGAAGACTGGTACTGGGCCTCCGGCGATACCGTCAGCGTGAACTGGGAAGAAACACCCGCCGAAGAGGGCAACGAGATCGCGCTGGTCATTCCGATGGGTCCCGCCGACACGATCGAAACGTGCGGACTGTTCTTTGTGCACGCCATCAACTCCGCCAAAAAACGAATCTGGATTGCGTCTCCATATTTTGTACCAGATAAGCAGGTCATCTGCGCACTACAGCTAGCAGCACTGCGGGGGTGTGACGTACGGATCATTTTGCCGGAACGTCCAGACCACCTGTTGGTGTATCTTTCGAGCTTTCATTTCATCTTTGAAACCGCGATCGCGGATCGGATCTCTTTCTATCGCTACCAGCCTGGTTTTCTTCATCAGAAGGTACTGCTGGTCGATGACGACCTGGCCGCGGTTGGAACGGCAAATCTCGACAATCGCTCGTTCCGGCTGAACTTCGAGATCATGGTTCCCGTTGTCGGCAACGAGTTCGCTCGCTCGGTCGAGGCGATGCTGGAAGAAGACTTGAAACATTGCCGGGAAGTTGATCCGAACGAGATCCAAGGCCGCTCTTTCTGGTTCCGACTGGCCGTCAGTGCGTCTCGTTTGCTGTCGCCGGTGCAGTAG